The following are encoded together in the Poseidonibacter lekithochrous genome:
- a CDS encoding uroporphyrinogen-III synthase, producing MAKKIYLLNNLKYDGVENLEVFGIEYISSEIDINKYDALIFTSKNAIYAIDSFNKDWRDIDSYAIAPKTANVIQKYNGNLVFTGVSSHGDSFASELCPLLKDKKVLYVRASKTVSDLTQILKSDNIDIDELIAYKTSCKKVDKKLENNSIFVFTSPSSVQCFLKNYDWNESYLAVCIGETTAKYLPSEINYKISSKTSIEECIKVAQELQI from the coding sequence ATGGCTAAGAAAATATATTTACTAAATAATTTAAAATATGATGGAGTTGAAAACCTTGAAGTTTTCGGAATTGAATATATATCAAGTGAAATAGATATCAATAAATATGATGCATTAATTTTTACTTCTAAAAATGCTATTTATGCTATAGATTCATTTAACAAGGACTGGAGAGATATTGATTCTTATGCAATTGCTCCTAAAACTGCAAATGTAATTCAAAAATATAATGGCAATTTAGTTTTTACAGGTGTTAGTTCTCATGGAGACAGTTTTGCTAGTGAGCTTTGCCCTTTGTTAAAAGATAAAAAAGTCTTATATGTAAGAGCCTCTAAAACTGTTTCAGATTTAACACAAATTTTAAAAAGTGATAATATTGATATTGATGAACTAATTGCTTATAAAACTTCTTGTAAAAAAGTTGATAAAAAACTTGAAAATAACTCAATTTTTGTTTTTACTTCACCTTCTAGTGTTCAATGTTTTTTGAAAAACTATGATTGGAATGAATCATATTTAGCTGTTTGTATTGGAGAAACCACAGCAAAGTATCTGCCAAGTGAAATTAATTATAAAATAAGTAGTAAAACATCCATTGAAGAGTGCATAAAAGTTGCACAAGAATTACAAATTTAA
- the purD gene encoding phosphoribosylamine--glycine ligase: MNILILGSGGREYSIGLAIYKENAHNLFFMPGNGATSELGENININDYNELAQWAKDNSVDLTIVGPEAPLVDGVVDIFKENDLTIFGPSAAAAQLEGSKVYMKNILKKYNIPTAAFIETTNEKEAHDFIDTMNLPIVVKADGLCAGKGVIIAQSKDEAKEAASDMLSGESFGDAGTSIVVEEFLDGYELSIFAICDGENYKVLPAAQDHKRIGDGDTGPNTGGMGAYAPTPLVNDDIYKKVEERVIKPTLEGMKQEGAPFEGVLFIGVMVVNGEPIILEYNVRFGDPECEILMPLLETPVSELFYKGATRQLDKLDIKIKKEFGVGVVIASENYPYSSSKPAEIIVDKIVDEDLAANSHISYAGVASEDGKLMATGGRVLVCVGFGSSIKEARDRAYELCGQVHFAGKKCRSDIAYQALK; encoded by the coding sequence GTGAATATATTGATACTAGGAAGTGGCGGTAGAGAATACTCTATTGGATTAGCAATATATAAAGAAAATGCTCATAACTTATTTTTCATGCCAGGAAATGGTGCGACTTCAGAATTAGGTGAAAATATAAATATTAATGATTATAACGAATTAGCACAATGGGCAAAAGATAATTCTGTTGATTTAACAATTGTAGGACCAGAAGCTCCATTAGTAGATGGTGTTGTTGATATATTTAAAGAGAATGATTTAACAATCTTTGGACCAAGTGCAGCTGCAGCTCAACTTGAAGGTTCAAAAGTTTATATGAAAAACATTCTTAAAAAATACAACATACCAACAGCAGCGTTTATAGAAACAACAAATGAAAAAGAAGCTCATGATTTTATTGATACTATGAATCTTCCAATTGTTGTAAAAGCAGATGGTTTATGTGCTGGTAAAGGTGTTATTATTGCTCAATCAAAAGATGAAGCTAAAGAAGCTGCATCTGATATGTTATCTGGAGAGTCTTTTGGAGATGCTGGAACATCAATTGTAGTTGAAGAATTTTTAGATGGTTATGAATTATCTATTTTTGCTATTTGTGATGGTGAGAATTATAAAGTTCTTCCAGCAGCACAAGATCATAAGAGAATAGGTGATGGTGATACTGGACCAAATACTGGTGGTATGGGTGCCTATGCTCCAACACCTTTAGTAAATGATGATATTTACAAAAAAGTTGAAGAGAGAGTTATTAAACCAACTCTTGAAGGTATGAAACAAGAAGGTGCTCCTTTTGAAGGTGTATTATTCATTGGAGTTATGGTTGTAAATGGTGAGCCAATTATTTTAGAATATAATGTTAGATTTGGTGATCCAGAATGTGAAATTTTAATGCCTTTATTAGAAACTCCGGTTTCTGAATTGTTTTATAAAGGTGCTACAAGACAACTTGATAAATTAGATATTAAAATCAAAAAAGAGTTTGGTGTTGGTGTTGTAATTGCAAGTGAAAACTATCCTTATTCATCATCTAAACCTGCTGAGATAATAGTAGATAAAATTGTTGATGAAGATTTAGCAGCTAATTCACATATTTCTTATGCAGGTGTTGCTTCTGAAGATGGAAAACTAATGGCTACTGGTGGTAGAGTATTAGTTTGTGTTGGATTTGGATCTTCTATTAAGGAAGCTAGAGATAGAGCTTACGAATTATGTGGGCAAGTTCATTTTGCTGGTAAGAAATGCAGATCTGATATTGCATACCAAGCTTTAAAGTAG
- a CDS encoding RDD family protein yields the protein MQNNNEDLQLASMRSRAFAFVIDDLLVTFIVLVIFWENIVAAQDNIDAMMYLVKVDLVMPLIILKVVYQTFFVWYYGATVGKIITKIRVIDANSWDRVSLFSSFLRSGGRIFSEMFFYVGFLIGFFNDGRKTFHDITGKTLVVNA from the coding sequence ATGCAAAATAACAATGAAGATTTACAATTAGCATCAATGAGATCAAGAGCTTTTGCTTTTGTCATTGATGACTTACTTGTAACATTTATAGTTTTAGTGATTTTTTGGGAAAATATTGTTGCAGCACAAGATAATATTGATGCTATGATGTACTTGGTTAAAGTAGATTTAGTTATGCCTTTAATTATCTTAAAAGTTGTGTATCAAACTTTTTTTGTTTGGTATTATGGTGCAACGGTAGGAAAAATTATTACAAAGATTAGAGTTATTGACGCAAATTCATGGGATAGAGTATCATTGTTCTCTTCTTTTTTAAGATCAGGTGGAAGAATTTTCTCAGAAATGTTCTTCTATGTTGGTTTCTTAATTGGATTTTTTAATGATGGAAGAAAGACATTCCATGATATCACTGGTAAAACGTTGGTTGTAAATGCTTAA
- a CDS encoding SulP family inorganic anion transporter → MNSIKNNIFSGVTAAVVALPLALAFGVASGAGAIAGLYGAIILGFFASLFGGTHTQISGPTGPMTVITATAVAAFPHDLISVMSIIFLSGLIQISFGIVGIGKWIKYIPYPVISGFMSGVGVIIIILQINPFLGVEAYGSVIYTLSQLLETLKQADDSSLIIAYITLAIMFLTPKFITKIVPSALIALVVVTYFTMYMGYEIDTIGEIPMGLPEIIFPFSFDLLKLDTIITLAITLALLGSIDSLLTSLVADSMTKTKHNPKKELIAQGIGNSLCSFFGAIPGAGATMRTVININSGGTNKLSGIVHSLTLLVIVLFLAPLASKIPLAVLSGILIKVGFDILDYRFLKILKNVTRQDLLIMVTVFLLTIFVDLIMAVGVGITISSILAVYHVSRNTKIKTHRSKTSFDIDIENNHIEVIKIDGSLFFGTASVLDSKLEKVKENKILILDCKLVSFLDLSAIFTIEDLIEKMRSRNIETILVLKHAHKRHILKVDTKKTFKDIKIFHKIDDAINYTQEIELKYG, encoded by the coding sequence TTGAATAGCATAAAAAATAATATATTTTCTGGGGTAACAGCAGCAGTTGTTGCCTTACCCTTAGCTCTTGCTTTTGGTGTTGCCAGTGGTGCGGGTGCAATTGCAGGTTTATATGGTGCTATTATTTTAGGTTTTTTTGCTTCACTATTTGGGGGTACTCACACTCAAATATCTGGACCTACTGGTCCAATGACTGTCATAACTGCAACAGCTGTTGCAGCTTTTCCACACGATTTAATTTCAGTAATGTCAATAATATTTTTATCAGGATTAATCCAAATTTCTTTTGGAATAGTGGGTATTGGTAAATGGATTAAATATATCCCTTATCCTGTAATTTCTGGTTTTATGAGCGGTGTTGGAGTTATTATAATAATACTTCAAATAAATCCTTTTTTAGGAGTTGAAGCTTATGGTTCTGTTATATATACCTTAAGTCAATTACTTGAAACACTGAAGCAAGCTGATGACAGTTCTTTGATTATTGCATATATTACATTAGCTATTATGTTTTTAACACCAAAATTTATAACAAAAATTGTTCCTTCTGCGTTAATTGCTCTAGTAGTAGTTACATATTTTACAATGTATATGGGATATGAAATAGATACAATTGGTGAAATACCAATGGGATTACCAGAAATTATATTTCCTTTTTCTTTTGATTTATTGAAGTTAGACACTATTATTACATTAGCTATTACACTAGCCTTGTTAGGTTCAATTGATTCTTTATTAACATCATTAGTTGCTGATTCTATGACTAAAACTAAACATAATCCAAAAAAAGAGTTAATAGCTCAAGGTATTGGTAATTCTCTTTGCTCATTTTTTGGAGCAATACCTGGAGCAGGGGCAACAATGCGTACTGTTATAAATATTAATTCTGGTGGTACTAATAAATTATCAGGTATTGTTCACTCATTAACTTTGTTAGTTATTGTATTGTTCTTAGCTCCTTTAGCCTCAAAAATCCCTTTAGCTGTTTTGTCAGGAATTTTGATTAAAGTAGGGTTTGATATATTAGACTATAGGTTTTTAAAGATATTAAAAAATGTAACAAGACAAGATTTACTTATTATGGTTACAGTTTTTCTTCTTACAATTTTTGTTGATTTGATTATGGCTGTTGGAGTAGGAATTACGATTTCTTCTATACTAGCTGTATATCATGTTTCAAGGAATACAAAAATAAAAACACATAGAAGTAAAACCTCATTTGATATTGATATTGAAAATAATCATATTGAAGTAATCAAAATTGATGGGTCTTTATTCTTTGGTACTGCATCTGTATTAGATAGTAAACTAGAGAAAGTAAAAGAAAATAAAATACTTATTTTAGATTGTAAACTAGTTTCCTTTTTGGATTTATCTGCAATCTTTACAATCGAAGATTTAATAGAAAAAATGCGTTCAAGAAATATTGAAACAATTTTAGTATTAAAACATGCTCACAAAAGGCATATTTTAAAAGTTGATACAAAAAAAACTTTTAAAGATATTAAGATTTTCCATAAAATTGATGATGCAATAAATTACACACAAGAGATAGAATTAAAATATGGCTAA
- a CDS encoding DNA translocase FtsK produces MAKKIISLIILFIIVFFEFSTFVSAKEVVGTAGSSFATFSQKYFGYLSYVYLLLFVYPLYLVNYKKDIQKKDVFLNISVVLLILFISLIFQSLIIDTKANSGEIGNILVHDLIPFIGRAGLYIFVLVGYIISFLVIKENSDFEFNGVQKMKDKFKSEAKQSKPKRIENSRRTKRKEQNVVVKEEGDTAEIILEMPVSAKTNIKEVKNDSNTKGDIEEFISKPDAYEVMEEIKSEAMENQASTNEKEEEILEAQTESHGIIVEELEENKKLLEDIEIGTTEKPKDFELPHTDFFQKAPKEKKNKVSESEIDQKISDLLDKLAMFKIDGDVVRTYTGPVVTTFEFKPAPNVKVSKILNLQDDLAMALKAQTIRIQAPIPGKDVVGIEVPNIEMQTIYLREMLESELFQNSKSPLTMILGKDIVGKPFITDLKKLPHLLIAGTTGSGKSVGINSMILSLLYKNSPDNLKLVMIDPKMLEFSMYNDIPHLLTPVITKAGDAINALANMVGEMERRYTLMSQTRTKNIENYNEKAKKEDFEAFPYIVVVIDELADLMMTSGKDVEYSIARLAQMARASGIHLIVATQRPSVDVVTGLIKANLPSRLSYKVGQKVDSKIILDSMGAESLLGRGDMLFTPPGMSGLVRIHAPWSMEAEIDKVVDFLKEQRDVDYDMNFIKDRNSSSSSNTSTDAELGDLDPLYEDAKQVVINDKKTSISYIQRKLRIGYNRAATIVEQLEQTGVLSEANVKGNREILL; encoded by the coding sequence ATAGCAAAGAAAATCATATCCTTAATTATTCTATTTATTATAGTATTCTTTGAGTTTTCTACTTTTGTTAGTGCAAAAGAGGTAGTAGGAACTGCAGGTTCAAGTTTTGCTACTTTCTCACAAAAATATTTTGGGTACTTATCTTATGTATATTTATTACTTTTTGTATATCCATTATATTTAGTAAACTACAAAAAAGACATTCAAAAAAAAGATGTTTTTTTAAATATCTCTGTAGTGTTACTAATTTTATTTATATCTTTAATTTTCCAATCACTAATAATAGATACAAAAGCTAATAGTGGTGAAATAGGTAATATTCTAGTTCATGACTTAATTCCATTTATTGGTAGAGCAGGTTTATATATCTTCGTTTTAGTGGGATATATAATCTCTTTCTTAGTTATAAAAGAAAACTCTGATTTTGAATTTAATGGTGTTCAAAAAATGAAAGATAAATTTAAATCAGAAGCAAAACAAAGTAAACCTAAAAGAATAGAAAATAGTAGAAGAACAAAAAGAAAAGAACAAAATGTTGTTGTAAAAGAAGAGGGTGACACAGCTGAAATAATTCTTGAGATGCCTGTTTCTGCTAAGACTAATATAAAAGAAGTAAAAAATGATTCTAATACAAAAGGTGATATAGAAGAGTTTATTTCTAAACCAGATGCTTATGAAGTTATGGAAGAGATAAAATCTGAAGCCATGGAAAATCAAGCTTCTACAAATGAAAAAGAAGAAGAGATATTAGAAGCTCAAACTGAATCACATGGAATCATTGTAGAAGAGTTAGAAGAGAATAAAAAACTTTTAGAAGATATTGAAATTGGTACAACAGAGAAACCAAAAGATTTTGAATTACCTCATACAGACTTTTTCCAAAAAGCTCCTAAAGAGAAAAAGAATAAAGTTAGTGAATCTGAAATTGATCAAAAGATCTCTGATTTATTAGACAAACTTGCTATGTTTAAAATTGATGGTGACGTTGTAAGAACCTATACAGGTCCAGTTGTAACAACTTTTGAGTTTAAACCTGCACCAAATGTAAAAGTTTCTAAGATTTTAAATCTTCAAGATGATTTAGCAATGGCTCTTAAAGCTCAAACAATTAGAATTCAAGCTCCAATTCCTGGAAAAGATGTTGTTGGTATTGAAGTTCCTAATATCGAGATGCAAACTATTTATTTAAGAGAGATGTTAGAGAGTGAGTTATTTCAAAACTCAAAATCTCCTCTTACTATGATATTAGGAAAAGATATTGTTGGAAAACCATTTATCACAGATTTAAAGAAACTGCCTCATTTACTTATTGCAGGAACTACAGGTTCTGGTAAATCAGTTGGTATTAATTCTATGATTCTTTCATTATTATATAAGAACTCACCGGATAATCTAAAATTAGTTATGATTGATCCAAAAATGCTTGAGTTCTCAATGTACAATGATATTCCGCATTTATTGACTCCCGTTATTACAAAAGCAGGGGATGCTATAAATGCATTAGCTAATATGGTAGGTGAGATGGAGAGACGTTATACTTTAATGTCTCAAACTAGAACTAAAAATATTGAGAACTATAATGAGAAAGCTAAAAAAGAAGATTTTGAAGCTTTCCCTTATATTGTAGTAGTGATTGATGAGTTAGCTGACTTGATGATGACATCTGGAAAAGATGTTGAATACTCAATTGCAAGGCTTGCTCAAATGGCAAGAGCTTCTGGTATTCACTTAATTGTAGCAACACAAAGACCTTCTGTTGATGTTGTAACTGGTCTTATTAAAGCAAACTTACCTTCTAGACTTTCTTATAAGGTAGGTCAAAAAGTTGATTCTAAGATTATCTTAGACTCTATGGGTGCTGAATCATTACTTGGGCGTGGAGATATGCTATTTACTCCTCCTGGTATGTCAGGTCTTGTAAGAATACATGCTCCTTGGTCTATGGAAGCAGAAATTGATAAAGTTGTTGATTTCTTAAAAGAGCAAAGAGATGTTGATTATGATATGAATTTTATTAAAGATAGAAATTCATCATCTTCAAGTAATACTTCAACTGATGCAGAACTAGGTGATTTAGATCCTTTATATGAAGATGCCAAACAAGTTGTAATAAATGATAAAAAGACTTCTATTTCTTATATTCAAAGAAAACTAAGAATAGGATACAACAGAGCTGCAACAATTGTTGAACAATTAGAGCAAACTGGAGTACTATCTGAAGCAAATGTAAAAGGTAATAGAGAAATATTACTTTAA
- a CDS encoding LPS-assembly protein LptD, giving the protein MLKHIIAPLIIASSLSFAQEMNTEKFQLLAKSIDTKNDKVIASGDVVIFSNSYYISAKKIIYDKTNETFELFDDVLILKDNSIQTQSDYAFVDMKEDAYKQSPVFLIEKESNLWANSQKSSKEKTEIDLESSIISSCDCIDPAWSIRVSSATYNTENKWIHAYNPRLYIKNVPVFYSPYLGFPTDRRRRSGLLIPTMGYSNNDGFYYSQPIYFAPKANYDFEFIPQFRSKRGYGAFTHFRLADSQYSLLKLKTGFFEEKGEYQREFNLKNRKHYGWSIDYERTKLFSDNNTQDGLYASINWLNDIEYQTIEDKDNRTSSEKNVESKLNYFYNTPEYYGGLYARYYIDTEKDNNDETLQELPQLQFHSYNKEFLLDNLIYSADAKFINYTRSVGLNANIYELSLPISYTKYFADDYLYLNIENKTIVSKYEYTNSSKEFNNATLVQNVSSVSVGTDLIKPYESVLHTVNFNAKYSHPENITSDGDLYNITNNDSDLASFPFVQSKKNILLSFNQSLYNKTDLQQIINHKLSQSILYDENDNPELHDLENYIKYNYEFGSLTNKMIYNVQDKQFIENTSNISYSYKDVTIDLGYYKSKNTPNSNKENLESYRINTTYDISKDYTVGYYENYNLLDNIKNKQGFSFNVNDKCWNLDFKFEKEIIPSTSTNTNSVDQDVIYVNLILKPLGGLKQNYKVKGR; this is encoded by the coding sequence ATGCTTAAACATATAATTGCTCCATTAATCATAGCTTCTTCTCTTTCTTTTGCACAAGAAATGAATACAGAAAAGTTTCAATTACTTGCAAAATCTATTGATACTAAGAATGATAAAGTTATCGCATCAGGGGATGTAGTAATTTTTTCTAATAGTTATTATATTTCAGCAAAGAAAATTATTTATGATAAAACAAATGAAACATTTGAATTATTTGATGATGTACTAATTCTTAAAGATAATAGTATTCAAACGCAAAGTGATTATGCTTTTGTTGATATGAAAGAAGATGCATATAAACAATCTCCTGTATTTTTAATTGAAAAAGAGAGTAACTTATGGGCTAACTCACAAAAATCATCAAAAGAAAAAACTGAAATTGATTTAGAAAGCTCTATTATTTCATCTTGTGATTGTATTGATCCAGCATGGAGTATAAGAGTTTCATCTGCTACATATAATACTGAAAATAAATGGATACATGCATATAATCCAAGGCTTTATATTAAAAATGTCCCAGTGTTTTATAGTCCATATTTAGGATTTCCTACAGATAGAAGAAGACGTAGTGGATTATTAATACCTACTATGGGGTATTCTAATAATGATGGTTTTTACTACTCACAACCAATTTACTTTGCACCAAAAGCTAATTATGATTTTGAATTTATTCCTCAGTTTAGAAGTAAAAGAGGATATGGTGCATTTACACATTTTAGATTAGCTGATTCACAATATTCTTTATTGAAATTAAAAACAGGCTTTTTTGAAGAAAAAGGTGAATATCAAAGAGAGTTTAATTTAAAGAATAGAAAACATTATGGTTGGTCTATTGATTATGAGAGAACAAAACTTTTCTCCGATAATAATACACAAGATGGTTTATATGCATCTATTAACTGGTTGAATGATATAGAATATCAAACAATTGAAGATAAAGATAATAGAACATCTAGTGAAAAAAATGTTGAATCAAAATTAAACTATTTTTATAATACACCTGAATATTATGGTGGTTTATATGCTAGGTATTATATTGATACTGAAAAAGATAATAATGATGAAACTTTACAAGAGTTACCTCAATTACAATTCCATTCATATAATAAAGAGTTTTTACTTGACAATTTAATTTACTCAGCTGATGCTAAATTTATCAATTATACAAGATCAGTTGGCTTAAATGCAAATATCTATGAATTATCTTTGCCTATTAGTTATACAAAATATTTTGCTGATGATTATTTATATTTAAATATAGAGAATAAAACTATTGTAAGTAAATATGAATATACAAATTCTTCTAAAGAGTTTAACAATGCTACTTTAGTTCAAAATGTTTCTTCTGTTTCTGTTGGTACAGATTTAATTAAGCCATATGAATCTGTTTTACATACTGTAAATTTCAATGCAAAATATTCTCATCCTGAGAATATTACAAGTGATGGAGATTTATATAATATAACAAATAATGATTCTGATTTAGCTTCTTTTCCATTTGTACAAAGTAAGAAGAATATTTTATTATCATTTAATCAATCTTTATATAACAAAACTGATTTACAACAGATAATTAATCATAAATTGTCTCAATCAATTTTATATGATGAAAATGATAATCCGGAATTACATGATTTAGAAAATTATATTAAATACAATTATGAATTTGGATCATTGACTAATAAAATGATTTATAATGTTCAAGATAAACAATTTATTGAAAATACTAGTAATATTTCATACTCTTATAAAGACGTAACAATAGATTTAGGTTATTATAAGTCAAAAAATACTCCTAATTCTAATAAAGAAAACCTTGAATCTTATAGAATCAATACTACTTATGATATTAGTAAAGACTACACTGTTGGTTATTACGAAAACTACAACTTATTAGATAATATTAAGAATAAGCAAGGTTTTTCATTTAATGTAAATGATAAATGTTGGAATTTAGATTTCAAATTTGAAAAAGAAATCATTCCTTCAACTAGTACAAATACAAACAGTGTTGATCAAGATGTTATATACGTAAATTTAATATTAAAACCATTAGGTGGATTAAAACAGAATTATAAAGTCAAAGGTAGATAA
- the der gene encoding ribosome biogenesis GTPase Der: MSKELKKIALIGQPNVGKSSLFNRIAQKRIAIVSEQAGTTRDIRKHEVEVLDRKALMLDTGGIDETDDAIFSNVKRKAIETAKEADIILFMVDGKNIPDDKDKELFYELQALGKELALVVNKIDNDKELERLWEFFEFGISDEDLMGISVSHNRGTKNLFEWIYKHLPEVIEPEIETELADNGTDSLDDLLEDGESEEDNNNEIKVGIIGRVNVGKSSTLNAIIGQERSVVSPIAGTTIDPVDETYEYADKSVTFVDTAGLRRRGRIDGIEKFALMRTKEMLDKANVALVVLDASEPFTDLDEKIAGLVDEYGLGTIIVLNKWDENMDTFKKLEEEVRRRFRFLYYAPIIAISAKTGRSVDRLKEKIIEIHDNYTQRITTSALNKVIEQAVIRHALPSPNGNYLRIYYSTQFSTKPPKIALVMNKPRLLHFSYKRYLINFLRDKFNFEGTPIHLIARGKNDKMGDEEYLDEDN, translated from the coding sequence ATGAGTAAAGAATTAAAGAAAATTGCACTTATTGGGCAACCAAATGTAGGAAAATCTTCTCTTTTTAATAGAATTGCACAAAAAAGAATTGCAATTGTTTCTGAACAAGCGGGAACAACAAGAGATATTAGAAAACATGAAGTTGAAGTTTTAGATAGAAAAGCATTAATGCTGGATACTGGTGGTATTGATGAAACTGATGATGCAATATTTTCAAATGTAAAAAGAAAAGCAATTGAGACTGCAAAAGAAGCTGATATAATACTTTTTATGGTAGATGGTAAAAATATACCAGATGATAAAGATAAAGAATTATTTTATGAGCTTCAAGCTTTAGGTAAAGAATTAGCTTTAGTAGTAAATAAAATCGATAATGATAAAGAATTAGAAAGATTATGGGAATTCTTTGAATTCGGAATTTCTGATGAAGATCTTATGGGTATATCTGTTTCTCACAATAGAGGAACTAAAAACTTATTTGAATGGATTTATAAACACCTTCCAGAGGTTATTGAACCAGAAATTGAAACTGAACTAGCAGATAATGGTACTGATTCATTAGATGATTTACTAGAAGATGGGGAAAGTGAAGAAGATAACAACAATGAAATTAAAGTTGGTATTATTGGTAGAGTTAATGTAGGTAAATCATCTACATTAAATGCAATCATTGGTCAAGAAAGATCTGTTGTTTCTCCAATTGCTGGTACTACAATTGATCCTGTTGATGAAACATATGAGTATGCTGATAAAAGTGTTACATTTGTTGATACGGCTGGATTAAGAAGACGTGGAAGAATTGATGGAATTGAAAAATTTGCATTAATGAGAACTAAAGAGATGTTAGATAAAGCCAATGTTGCTTTAGTAGTATTAGATGCTTCTGAACCATTTACTGATTTAGATGAGAAAATTGCTGGACTTGTTGATGAATATGGTCTAGGAACTATTATCGTTTTAAATAAGTGGGATGAGAATATGGATACCTTCAAAAAACTTGAAGAAGAAGTTAGAAGAAGATTCAGATTCCTTTACTATGCTCCAATTATTGCAATTTCTGCAAAAACAGGAAGATCTGTTGATAGATTAAAAGAGAAGATTATTGAAATACACGATAACTATACTCAAAGAATCACAACTTCAGCTTTAAATAAAGTAATTGAGCAAGCAGTAATTAGACATGCATTACCAAGTCCTAATGGGAACTATTTAAGAATTTATTATTCAACTCAATTCAGTACTAAACCGCCAAAAATTGCTTTAGTTATGAATAAACCAAGATTACTTCACTTCTCTTATAAAAGATACTTGATTAACTTCTTAAGAGATAAATTCAATTTTGAAGGTACACCAATACATCTAATTGCTAGAGGTAAGAATGATAAGATGGGTGACGAGGAATATCTAGACGAGGATAATTAA
- the hpf gene encoding ribosome hibernation-promoting factor, HPF/YfiA family yields MNTSIVGRHIDLTEPIKDYINSSVEIFKKYNLDIISVNSIISQEEKHGKKAFSFEFTLNVAHLDTIVVKQKDKDLYSAVDIAVDRVSKVLRRHHDKITGHRATKLTEVEANVIEDQIAIELEKFEDEITPVRLNSYKPMDIEEALKELKASDSQFKVFYDKDDNMRVLYKSSDEGNFGLY; encoded by the coding sequence ATGAATACAAGTATTGTAGGAAGACACATAGATTTAACTGAGCCAATTAAAGATTATATTAATAGTTCTGTAGAGATTTTTAAAAAATACAATTTAGATATTATTTCTGTTAATTCAATTATATCTCAAGAAGAAAAACACGGTAAAAAAGCGTTTTCTTTTGAGTTCACTCTAAATGTTGCACATTTAGATACAATTGTTGTTAAACAAAAAGATAAAGACTTATATTCAGCAGTTGATATTGCTGTAGATAGAGTTTCTAAAGTGTTAAGAAGACACCATGATAAAATTACTGGACATAGAGCTACTAAACTTACTGAAGTTGAAGCTAATGTAATTGAAGATCAAATTGCTATTGAATTAGAAAAATTTGAAGATGAAATTACTCCAGTAAGATTAAATTCATATAAACCAATGGATATTGAAGAAGCATTAAAAGAATTAAAAGCTTCTGATTCACAATTTAAAGTATTCTATGATAAAGACGATAACATGAGAGTACTTTATAAAAGTTCTGATGAAGGTAACTTCGGATTATATTAA